A single genomic interval of Spinacia oleracea cultivar Varoflay chromosome 6, BTI_SOV_V1, whole genome shotgun sequence harbors:
- the LOC110777044 gene encoding U-box domain-containing protein 21: MISSWRRKRTSRGAAGGEGGNGGKRKPTELIVPNHFRCPISLDMMKDPVTLSTGISYDRESIEKWIEAGNITCPMTNQVLRTLEPIPNHTIRRMIQDWCVENRSQGVERIPTPRIPISSDEVGFILDRISMARTPQEGRDLVGKLSKALKESDRNKRCIVGNGASVKVLSLAFQSFANSEGETVISLLEDIMSVLTSLTPLLDSHSQTEGEIVISLKAPRSLERLVWFLKGGSGLSGIRNSVMILKELVSTRTDHSKVVESLATMEGAMEGLVKLVKDPICPASTKASLVVIYHMIISTHNFSSKNIIIERFIDMGLVSLVLDTLVDAEKSVCEKALGVLDGLIRTDKGREAAYGQALAIPVVVKKILRVSDLATEFSVSILCRLCENEKREDGGVIVEALQVGAFQKLLLILQVGWNVNDRVKEKVTKMLKLLNLFRSKVECIESMDFKDLKRPF; this comes from the coding sequence ATGATTTCTTCATGGAGAAGGAAGAGAACGAGCCGAGGGGCGGCGGGGGGCGAGGGTGGCAACGGCGGCAAACGAAAACCGACGGAATTGATCGTTCCAAACCATTTCCGGTGTCCGATATCGCTAGACATGATGAAAGATCCGGTGACTTTATCGACGGGAATATCGTACGACCGCGAAAGCATAGAGAAATGGATTGAGGCAGGTAACATAACATGCCCTATGACTAACCAAGTCTTAAGGACACTTGAGCCTATCCCAAACCATACCATTCGTCGTATGATCCAAGATTGGTGCGTCGAGAATCGATCACAAGGCGTCGAACGTATCCCCACGCCACGGATACCGATTAGCTCGGACGAGGTCGGGTTTATATTGGATCGGATCTCGATGGCGCGGACCCCACAAGAAGGTAGGGACCTAGTAGGGAAACTTAGCAAAGCTTTGAAGGAGAGTGATAGGAACAAGAGGTGCATTGTTGGGAATGGGGCTAGTGTTAAGGTATTGTCCCTTGCATTCCAATCTTTCGCCAATAGCGAGGGCGAAACCGTCATTTCTCTATTGGAGGATATTATGAGTGTTCTTACTTCTCTAACCCCCTTATTAGACTCACACTCACAAACTGAGGGCGAAATCGTCATTTCACTAAAGGCACCCAGGTCGCTAGAGCGTTTAGTGTGGTTCCTAAAGGGTGGGTCCGGTTTATCCGGGATTCGTAACTCGGTTATGATCCTTAAAGAACTCGTTTCGACCCGTACCGATCATTCGAAAGTGGTTGAATCATTGGCTACAATGGAAGGAGCTATGGAAGGGTTAGTTAAGCTAGTGAAAGACCCAATTTGTCCAGCTTCAACCAAAGCCTCTTTAGTCGTTATATATCATATGATCATCTCAACACATAACTTCTCTTCCAAGAATATAATCATAGAGAGGTTTATAGACATGGGTTTGGTGTCATTAGTCCTAGACACTCTAGTAGATGCTGAGAAGAGCGTTTGTGAGAAGGCACTCGGCGTCCTCGACGGGCTTATTCGAACCGATAAGGGCCGAGAGGCAGCGTACGGGCAAGCGCTAGCGATACCGGTGGTGGTTAAGAAGATACTTAGAGTCTCGGACTTAGCGACCGAGTTCTCGGTTTCGATTCTTTGTAGGTTGTGTGAGAATGAGAAAAGGGAGGATGGTGGTGTTATTGTTGAAGCTCTTCAAGTTGGTGCGTTTCAgaaattgttgttgattttacAAGTAGGGTGGAATGTTAATGACAGGGTTAAGGAGAAGGTTACTAAAATGTTGAAGCTCTTAAATCTTTTTAGGAGTAAGGTTGAGTGCATTGAATCCATGGATTTTAAGGATCTTAAGAGACCGTTTTAA
- the LOC110777043 gene encoding pentatricopeptide repeat-containing protein At1g66345, mitochondrial, producing the protein MVSILRHSIPAVTNLFLSIGKPTKRLLSHRLVADDPKHTVASSVCDSLRKGLNWDTLSRKYGSVNLDDLIIERVLLEFKEPIEAKRALSFFHWAAHNNKLGHGLKHYCIIIQILARARLVNDARSLLESILMRNGENEVNCSLRFPVVDMLLNTYKVTNSCSFVFDLMVQSYSKLRMYSAAFDVCCYLDERGFSLSLVTFNTLLHVIQKSPDDSNLIWEVYGHMIQKRINPNDATVKIMINALCKAGELQKYMNIIGRVHGKGCSPMVTVNTSLVFRMLGEGRIEKGLVLLKRMLQNKLLLDDVSYSLVVYARLRSGELNLAREVYEQMLSSGFLPNSFVYTLFIEGYCEKGMVEEALNLMDEMVNMGLKPYDDTYNSLIVACARIGASVDSFRLCEEMTEKGLLPSTSAFNEMVGKLCESGNMKQSNDMLTVLMEKGYLPDETTFLHLIDGYGREKNIQEALKLYYEMEFRSISPGLPILTSLIRTLCKCRKLEEADKYLAIMKRRSLSLTVCIYKPLISAHLENGNKERAHHLYNEMIQRGVKLNQPMPPDFFSEDLDS; encoded by the coding sequence ATGGTTTCCATTCTCCGCCACAGTATTCCTGCTGTCACAAATCTCTTTCTTTCTATAGGAAAACCCACCAAACGCCTTCTCAGCCATCGGTTAGTGGCTGATGACCCAAAACATACTGTTGCAAGCTCCGTCTGTGATTCCCTCCGTAAAGGCTTGAACTGGGATACTTTGAGCAGAAAATATGGATCAGTTAATTTGGATGATCTTATTATTGAAAGAGTACTTCTTGAATTCAAAGAACCCATTGAGGCAAAACGAGCTCTGAGTTTTTTTCATTGGGCTGCGCATAACAATAAGCTTGGCCATGGACTTAAGCATTACTGCATCATCATTCAAATTTTAGCGCGTGCACGTCTAGTAAATGATGCTCGCAGTTTGTTAGAATCCATTTTGATGAGGAATGGTGAAAATGAGGTTAACTGTTCTTTGAGATTTCCTGTTGTAGATATGTTACTGAATACTTACAAGGTAACCAATTCGTGCTCATTTGTGTTTGATTTGATGGTGCAATCTTATAGTAAGTTAAGGATGTATAGTGCTGCCTTTGATGTTTGTTGTTACTTGGATGAGCGTGGATTCTCTTTAAGTCTCGTGACCTTCAACACTTTGCTTCATGTCATACAAAAATCACCCGATGACAGCAATTTGATATGGGAGGTCTATGGCCATATGATTCAGAAGAGAATAAACCCAAATGATGCAACAGTCAAAATAATGATCAATGCCCTGTGTAAGGCAGGTGAGCTGCAGAAATATATGAACATAATTGGTAGAGTTCATGGAAAAGGATGCTCTCCCATGGTGACTGTGAACACTTCTTTGGTATTCAGGATGTTAGGGGAGGGAAGAATTGAGAAAGGACTTGTTTTGCTGAAAAGGATGTTACAGAATAAGCTGTTACTTGATGATGTGTCTTATTCATTGGTTGTTTATGCTAGACTTAGAAGTGGAGAACTAAACTTGGCACGAGAAGTTTATGAGCAAATGCTGAGTAGTGGTTTTCTTCCCAACTCGTTTGTTTATACTCTGTTTATTGAAGGCTATTGTGAGAAGGGGATGGTTGAAGAGGCACTTAACTTGATGGATGAAATGGTAAATATGGGTCTAAAGCCATATGATGATACTTATAACTCTCTCATTGTCGCTTGTGCTAGAATAGGGGCCTCAGTGGACAGTTTTCGACTTTGTGAAGAAATGACAGAAAAAGGTTTACTCCCAAGCACTTCAGCTTTTAATGAGATGGTAGGAAAGCTATGTGAATCAGGAAATATGAAGCAGTCCAATGATATGTTAACTGTTTTGATGGAGAAAGGGTATTTGCCTGATGAAACAACATTTCTTCATCTGATTGATGGCTATGGAAGAGAGAAAAACATTCAAGAGGCTCTAAAATTATATTATGAAATGGAATTTAGGTCAATATCCCCCGGATTACCAATTTTAACTTCACTGATCAGGACTCTATGCAAGTGTAGGAAACTGGAAGAAGCAGATAAGTATCTAGCCATCATGAAAAGGCGTTCGTTAAGCCTAACCGTGTGCATCTATAAACCACTCATATCTGCCCACCTTGAAAATGGCAATAAAGAAAGGGCCCATCATCTTTACAATGAGATGATTCAGAGAGGCGTGAAGCTCAATCAGCCAATGCCCCCTGATTTCTTTTCTGAAGATCTTGATTCTTGA